The DNA region atatttaaaattatatcttaTTTCCCGTTACGGAAGATATAGGGGCGACGCATCAACTGACCGACCCTAACGTCATCCTTCGAACCTCATTTCATACAAAAtggttggtttttttttttttttttttttttttttatttttttttttttttttttttttttttgacagacAAAATGGTTGGTTATTATTCCATTATTATCATAGAATGTACTGTACATACAACTAAAGTAGGTATGAGTTACGAAATGTAAATAAGTAGTATATTATGCTGCGTGGTTTTAGGACAATGTCATACTTTCTTGGACTTAAAACAAGGATCTACCAAAAATATCGTAAAGCCATGTCAAATAGTTAATATAAGAAGATAAGATTTTTACTTTGGCTTGAGTAATACTCAATTCAAAtagaatttatattattattcataaaaaaaagtgAACATATATATAGTtgataatgttaaaaaaataccacaaattGTCATCGTTATTTAAATAAGTTGTTGGGCTAacctaataataattttaaaaaaataataaaaaataatccgAGATCCACCAAACACTCCAGATCTCAACCGTCCATTTCTTCCCATTAAAACCTATTTATACACGTCTTAGCCACACCGGTTCCTCGCATCATTCCGAATAGCCAGATTTTCTTCCGTAAGCGATGGCTCTTTTGGTGGACAAGACAACCTCCGGCCGGGAGTACAAGGTCAAGGATATGTCCCAGGCAGATTTCGGCCGCCTCGAGATCGATCTCGCCGAGGTCGAGATGCCGGGTTTAATGGCTTCCCGGGCTGAATTCGGGCCATCCCAGCCCTTCAAAGGCGCCAAGATCACCGGCAGCCTTCACATGACTATCCAGACCGCTGTTTTGATCGAAACCTTGACTTCGTTGGGAGCCGAGGTGAGATGGTGTTCATGCAACATCTTCTCCACGCAAGATCACGCCGCTGCCGCCATTGCGCGAGACAGCGCCGCCGTTTTCGCGTGGAAGGGGGAGACCTTGCAGGAATACTGGTGGTGCACCGAAAGGGCTCTTGATTGGGGGCCCGGTGGTGGTCCCGATTTGATTGTTGATGATGGTGGTGACACTACTTTGTTGATCCACGAAGGTGTGAAGGCTGAGGCCGAGTATGAGAAAACAGGTAAGGTTCCGGACCCGAATTCTACTGATAATGCCGAGTTTCAGATTGTTCTCACTTTGATTCGAGATGGGCTGAAGTCTGATCCCAAGAAGTACACGAAGATGTTAGATAGATTGGTTGGTGTGTCTGAAGAGACAACCACTGGTGTTAAGAGGTTGTATCAGATGCAGGCTAGTGGCACTCTTCTTTTCCCTGCTATCAATGTCAACGATTCTGTCACCAAGAGCAAGGTATATACTTTTGCACGCACATTTGTATATGTTTTGTTAATGGGCCTTATCTTTGCATTTGATATATATCTTACATTGTTCGAATCAGTTTAGTTATGATTGATCGTAATTATGCTTATTGGATCTTGTTTAATTTTGCTAGTTGATATCTTTTCGAAGCTTTAGATCCATTGTTTGCTCGTGATATTTGTTTTATGATGATCAAGTTAGTTTTTTTGGCTCGATCCTAAACGTTCTTTGTCGGATCTAGCTTAATGTTATGTCAACTTTTTGAAGCTTTGGATCTTATATTCTGTGAAATACACATTTAAATCCAATATATCTTTTTAGATGCCCTGTTATTGGTTACGCTGATCCGTACATTACAATTAAAATTGTAGCCTATTCCATCATCTTTCTTGCGCAAAGCATCCACGCGGTTGGTTTGATTTGTATTCTGACTGTCTGATCATGTTTTAGATTTGCAAATCAAGAGCATCATAGGATATCTTACATAGTTGGAAGTTCCTTATTTCCCCATTTTTTAACACCAAACAACTAACTCATATCAATGTGATTCCATCAGTTTGATAACTTATACGGATGCCGTCACTCCCTTCCCGATGGACTGATGAGGGCCACTGATGTGATGATAGCTGGGAAAGTAGGTGTCGTTTGTGGCTATGGAGATGTCGGCAAGGGCTGTGCTATGGCCTTAAAACAAGCTGGAGCGCGAGTGATTGTAACGGAGATTGATCCAATCTGTGCCCTTCAAGCTCTCATGGAAGGCTTCCAAGTCCTGACCCTCGAAGATGTAGTCTCTGAAGCTGACATCTTTGTCACCACCACTGGTAACAAGGATATCATAATGGTTTCCCACATGAGAAAGATGAAAAATAATGCCATTGTGTGCAATATTGGTCACTTTGACAATGAAATCGACATGCATGGCCTCGAGACTTTCCCTGGCGTACAAAGGATCGTCATAAAACCTCAAACCGACCGCTGGGTTTTCCCCGACACGAAGTCTGGGGTCATTGTTTTGGCCGAGGGTCGTTTGATGAACCTGGGCTGTGCTACAGGGCACCCTAGTTTCGTGATGTCGTGCTCTTTTACAAACCAAGTCATAGCTCAACTCGAGCTGTGGAAGGAGAAGAGGACTGGCAAATACGAGAAGAAAGTTTATGTCTTGCCTAAGCATCTCGATGAGAAAGTTGCATCTCTCCATCTCGGAAAGCTCGGTGCCAGGCTCACGAAGCTTACCCAGGACCAGGCTGATTATGTCAGCCTTCCAGTGGAGGGTCCTTACAAGCCTCCTCATTACAGATACTAACTACTGAGTTAAGATCAAACAGCGCATCGACATTATAATCTATATCAGTATTGTggtttcttttgaatttttctgatttttttattgtttttctgggttaattttttttaaagatcaaTAAATTGAAAAGTGGCTTGGCGGGAGGTCTCTTTTATTCTTGTTATGGCTTTATATTAGATATTAGActcgattattattattattattattattattattattNACATGATTATTTGGATatgataagttattttaaaagtGAATAAATGATATTAAATGAGATAGTTAAACAAAACTcacaagtaaaaaaaattatcaaatcaCGTTTTTATGAAGAATTACTGCCAGCCCAAGAATGNAATTTAGATTcaattttagcattttttaaTTCGATCATTTGCTGACTGGTCGCATGACTTGTATTTCTATGAAAGCCATCCTTAAGTTGAGCCAAGTTCATAAATATGGGGCTCGCAagcatattcaaaatatatatatatatatcaattaatgCATAAGTATATAtagtgataaataaataaaacatgattATTTGGATatgataagttattttaaaagtGAATAAATGATATTAAATGAGATAGTTAAACAAAACTcacaagtaaaaaaaattatcaaatcaCGTTTTTATGAAGAATTACTGCCAGCCCAAGAATGATTACGAAGaagagaatttaaaattttgaatataaataatactatttttttattggtttataaaaatataataaatttttttaaaaaaaataaaaaataaaagaactgTTTGTTTTTAGATTTGGGAAGAGTGTGTTATAGTGTTTTACTAACTAATAATAATCTATATTAAAGCAGGAGGTCTTGCATATTGACTAAAAAAAAAACGTCGCATACACCGATGGACGGCGGCGGTGGGCCGGCTCCTTTCCTCCTAAAGACGTACGATATGGTGGACGATTCATCGACGGACGCAATCGTATCATGCAGCGCTGGCCGAAAAAGCTTCGTCGTCTGGAATCCACCGGAATTCGCCCGGGTCCTTCTCCCCTCTTACTTTAAGCACAACAATTTTTCCAGCTTCATCCGCCAGCTCAACACCTATGTATGTCCCCCAATTCCCAATAGATatgcatattttattttctgcggaaaaaaaatcatgttctgAGCTTTGAACTCCAATTTCTCATGACTTCTGCCTGATTAATTTCGATGTGGTGATTGAGTATAGAAAACTGTCCGATTCTTGTAGCTACATCGGTGTTTTGaatatttgtaaatttattggaTTGAAATTGGCGATGGGCTAACTTATCGTTTCAACTGTTTATGGAAATGATGCATTTTtccatatgttttttttatcgtTACCTGGGTTGGGGGAGACGATACAGGATAAAATACACTCGTCGTTTGAATTATGCACTTAacatcttgttttaaattggggaTTCTTGTGAAAGGAAGAACATTTGGGAACGAAGACAGTGGTTGCATGCAACCTGTTTTACACAGGCTTTGGTTTCACGTGGGGAACCCAAATGATATGCCAAACACTTCACTTCACACGGGGTAGATACCTTCACCCAAAGTTGAAGATTCAGATCTAAGGACGAAAAATCACAAATAACAGTATTTTAAACCACCTCTGATTCAAACAAATTTTATGGCAGGAAATGATATCTTAAAGTGATGATCCTCATATCCATGTAGCTCGATTCTTCCCATTGGGGGAGGGGTTGTGATTTTGCCCTTTTTCCAGAGAAGTAAATGTATGTAACCTGGGGCAAAAGGGTTGGTGTCAGCACAAGTCTTTTAGCAGTGTGAAGAGAGAttcaaattgtatttttttttataattctgtTGCACCAAATTTAGGTGTTTCGAAAACTTAGTTAGCTTCATATAGATTCAATTTGGTGCAACAGAATAATGGGGTTTAAAGGCAATCTAATAATGAGATGAGAGGTTGTCCTGGCATCGATTTAGGTCCTGGCATGAGAAGGAATTTGTAGTGATACTTGAGCTAGCAAATCAGTGTTGGTGCAGTGATTGAGATGAAAGAAGAAAGAGATGATGAATCAGGGTTATTTCAGACGATTCTTTATTTGCTTTACCACTCATTTTCCGGCACAATAGAACCAGATATTCATTTTAGTGAATGAATTTTACAGTTGCTGCTGATCTCCTCTCACCAAAAAAGTTTCAGATGCTTTTGTTTCTATTTGCGACATGGACATGGTAGGTGAACTTAAAGATATTTCTTTCATTTGTTGGGATTTCGGAAAATTGATTCCGAAAGACGGGAATTTGCAAATGAAGATTTTGTAAAAGATGAAAAACATAATCTTAAGAATATTCATCTTTGAAAGCCTATTCACAGCCACAGTCAGCCTCAAGGTTCATTTCAGAAAGAGCTGCTTTTGAGGAGGAAATTGATAGGTTGTCCCGCGAGAAAGCTGTTCTTAAAGGAAATATTTTGGCACATAAAGAGCAGCAGTCTGCTGCAACAGTACCGATGGAAATTTAACCCAGCGAATAGTTGACATGGAGCAGAGGCAGAGATTGTCAAGCCTTCTCGACAAGGCAGTTCAAAATCCGGAGTTTGCTGAACTTCTAGCTCAAAAGCTCGAATCAATGGATTTTTCAGCGAACAATAAGAAAAGACGACTCCCTGAGGTAGATCACTCTCAACCGGTTCAAGAAATCGTTTTGGTTGACGATCAAAGCAGCTCTAGGTCTGAGTTTGGGAACATTTGTCCTCAAGATTTTTGTGATAAGCTGCTGCTGAGTTATCACTGACTGTTTCAGACATGAACTTGCTTTCGCATAGCACACAAAGCTCCAATGAAGATGGCGTAAGTCCTCTAGGAAGGATGGAACGAATGGCCAAATGAGCAAATGAGAACCGCAGGTTTTTCAGGCCCCTCTGAGACTTTAGAGCTGTCAGACACCGGGGAATCTTTTACCTTGACGATGGATTCATTGTTGCCTTGTCAAGTAGGACCCGAAAGCCCAAAACTTCAGTCCTTGTAGCACTGTTTAGCTTCAAACAAGGATGATGATTGTCATAGTTCCTGCCTTTTAATCTCTCCCTTTCCTCTTCTCCTTTAGAACCAAACAAAAGTCATAACTTGGCGACAATGCCTCACTCAAGTCAAGAAACCAATACAGAACCAAGGCCTAACACTGACGAGAATGGTATCTCTCATAGGTTTCCTACTAAGAGGACTTCTTTTGATGATGCTCACATACCTTCTTCCTCCCAAGATACTCATAGTAAAGTGCAAGATCGTGTGACAGCTAAGGTCCGTGTGAATGATGTGTTTTGGGAACAATTTTTGACGGGAAAACCTGGGTGCTCAGATACTGAAGAGGCAACTCTGGTTACAGGCCAAATGCTTacaacaagaagaaaaaaattcgaCGAAGGGAGTATCTAGAAACACGAAAGGTATGGAGCATCTTACTCTTTGAAAAGTTCCATTATGTCTAGGTTCCAAGAACGAATCCTATGCATTTCATCACTTCCTGTATACTTTTCTGAAACAGAGTTGCTATTTTATTTCTCATAGTTTCTTGTTGTGATGTTATTTTGTCGAGTTATTTAGCATGGATCACACGTCGATCTCTTAGCTTTTTGTCCTTAATGCATATAATAATATCGATTCTGTAAACGTTTAAAAATATGAGTGTCTTGTTATTAGTTATTACACCtttagtatttttaatatacaaaaaatGGCATTTGGACTTATATTTATTTCCTTGCATTTTAATTGAGTCATTGTTAAATAAGCTAATAAAGGAAACTCAAATTAATCTTCTATTCATTTACACCAAAACTTAAGACAATTTCTTCCTGTTAATCTTTTACCAACTTGATTTTCAAAGAGAACtgattgttttttgtttttttttagtatattaaaaattctataattagattttaaattatttctttagtatttagaaaagaaaaaaaaaagcaaatgaAAAGATAAGAGTTCGGACAAGGAATGCAAGTGAGATGTGTTTGGGAGTGAAGATTTTGACAAGGAACTCGAGTTGCTCGATCGCTCTATTATTTTTCAAGTTCAATTATTattcttcaaatatttttttaccactatttaaaaatatttaatgactatatcaattttaataaaaaattaataattttaaaataacaaaatttataatatttaaataattattccaactggatattaattaatcaatggTTATTATGTCTTGGGCACCTTTGTCATGTCCGCCTACGACCAAAACAGTCCGTGATAAAGCAACCGACTTGTCCACCTTATCCCGAGATTTACTTCGCTCACCCCACGTGAACGTGGCGTCTGTGATATCAACGTCAGGGAATTTCATATGATACCCGAAATAAAtttattctaaaataaaaacaaaagttgaCGACAAAACTGGTGGTGACATTATATTAAGTGATTTGGCATCTGGGTTCTGCTTAATTTCTCGAAAGTCGCAAGAAATAGTGTTAAAAACAGAAAATGGCAACTGATATGGTGGTGTTACAACACGCGAAGGTGGATAACAATGGGTGCTGCAAGAAAGGACCGGGGTATGCATCTCCTCTTGAAGCCATGTCTGGGCCAAGGGAAGCTCTGATTTATGTTACTTGCATTTACACAGGTATTTGagattgttattttttaaaaaaaaaacctatttgGTTTGATTGATTTGTCTCTTATTTGCTGAATTTCTGATTGGTTTTGTGTTTTGGTGTAGAGTTTGATTTTATCTTGAATTTAGTGATATGATGATGCTCTACTGGGTGCTGATCTTTCTAATCTCGATTGTTCTTTGTGATTTTGTTTTTCCAGTGAAGTTTTTTTATCTGTGATTTGGAATGGATCTCCCGAAAAGGAAATAGCTGGAATCTATGGCATATAGAACCAGATATTTGGTTCCGATTCACTgaaaaatttatgcatgaaattggtattttttaaatttggatTCAAAGTTCCTTCATGTTCGATGATTATATTGCAACTATATGATTATGTTGCTTTACAAAATTTACAGGGACAGGGAGGAATAAGCCAGACTAACTTTCCACTGTGGATGTAGATCCAAGCTCACCAACTTATTCGAAAGTGATCCATAGTCTGCCTATGCCTTACGTTGGCGATGAACTGCATCATTCTGGATGGAATTCCTGCAG from Primulina huaijiensis isolate GDHJ02 unplaced genomic scaffold, ASM1229523v2 scaffold25443, whole genome shotgun sequence includes:
- the LOC140967614 gene encoding adenosylhomocysteinase-like, whose translation is MALLVDKTTSGREYKVKDMSQADFGRLEIDLAEVEMPGLMASRAEFGPSQPFKGAKITGSLHMTIQTAVLIETLTSLGAEVRWCSCNIFSTQDHAAAAIARDSAAVFAWKGETLQEYWWCTERALDWGPGGGPDLIVDDGGDTTLLIHEGVKAEAEYEKTGKVPDPNSTDNAEFQIVLTLIRDGLKSDPKKYTKMLDRLVGVSEETTTGVKRLYQMQASGTLLFPAINVNDSVTKSKFDNLYGCRHSLPDGLMRATDVMIAGKVGVVCGYGDVGKGCAMALKQAGARVIVTEIDPICALQALMEGFQVLTLEDVVSEADIFVTTTGNKDIIMVSHMRKMKNNAIVCNIGHFDNEIDMHGLETFPGVQRIVIKPQTDRWVFPDTKSGVIVLAEGRLMNLGCATGHPSFVMSCSFTNQVIAQLELWKEKRTGKYEKKVYVLPKHLDEKVASLHLGKLGARLTKLTQDQADYVSLPVEGPYKPPHYRY